One Tachypleus tridentatus isolate NWPU-2018 chromosome 3, ASM421037v1, whole genome shotgun sequence DNA window includes the following coding sequences:
- the LOC143247794 gene encoding ganglioside GM2 activator-like — MSRLALVVMMFGLVKLIQTADVTTWTGYFQDKALRLANHLNSHSVQKRSSDRRGFAKLAFERCGNEDDPVYVKNFVIEPNPVLVPGPIGVGIILDVRQNQSSPLPVQLEMMKKIPLIFGLSTWLPIPCLPNDVGSCTFDDLCSTRLFTEGICVSPTRKVTVHCGCPFIKGEYNLKPVVFNISHLPSSVPSYLLEGQFYVKALVKKNGRHLACYSTTITLDL, encoded by the exons ATGTCAAGACTGGCGCTCGTGGTGATGATGTTTGGACTGGTGAAGCTCATTCAAACAGCGGATGTGACGACATGGACGGGCTACTTCCAGGATAAAGCCTTGCGTCTCGCTAATCATTTGAATAGTCATTCTGTCCAGAAACGG AGCTCAGATAGACGAGGTTTCGCTAAACTAGCTTTTGAACGTTGTGGAAATGAAGATGACCCCGTCTACGTGAAAAACTTTGTGATTGAACCGAACCCAGTCCTTGTACCTGGACCAATTGGTGTAGGGATAATTCTAGATGTCAGACAAAACCAGTCTTCACCCTTACCG GTTCAACTAGAAATGATGAAGAAAATACCGTTGATTTTTGGATTATCAACATGGCTACCTATTCCCTGTCTACCAAATGATGTGGGTTCCTGCACATTCGACGACCTATGTTCCACCCGTCTGTTTACAGAGGGAATATGTGTAAGCCCCACAAGAAAAGTGACAGTTCATTGTGGTTGTCCGTTTATCAAG GGAGAGTACAACTTAAAACCCGTGGTTTTCAACATATCACATCTTCCATCATCCGTGCCATCTTACTTGCTGGAGGGCCAGTTTTACGTCAAAGCTTTAGTGAAAAAAAATGGTAGACATCTTGCTTGTTACTCGACAACTATCACTCTGGACCTATAA